From Weissella diestrammenae, a single genomic window includes:
- a CDS encoding YhgE/Pip domain-containing protein: MMKTESGENVILSSSIQNDFNDGLDDLNKKARESMLKGEWKYFKAHPFLMVVAVVLLFVPSIYAVTFLTSLWDPYGKLNDLPVAIVNQDHEINYQGQDLTVGADLAAQLKKSKAMDFKFPTAKKAASGLKSGKYYMVVTIPKDFSENVTTITDRSPKKLDLVYETSSGHSFIAGKLTSSGAEKIKNTVASEVLKSYTKTIIKQVKKMTPALSQAASANQQLADGTTKIKAGTDQLTNGLATLGNGTSQLQSGSSTLSSGLATYTNGVSQANSGSQQLADGLNQLNQAMKSSDVETQLSKIQSSLKTITDGIDKVKQDLPAGTDLNQEIEKIEQVLKDIDTLSAELIKIQTQIENSRDTIKQQIATEGKKAGLSDDQIKKLQDTVDQAYDDPELQKAMADVKQKLTLVEDSISLMLNVLPIIQNTDLNQVNSEMNQLAQIPGAINQLAVGANQLNSGLSTLNANSSALNGGAQQLQAGLMTANDGVNQLSTGAKQIGPALDQVHDGNQTLADKLKASIKQLKLLPTGKKNIDQFTSAVDGKHVERDHVPNNGTGMAPYMFSVGLFVGMLAFNLMMDLVTPRAKIKNVWHWINTKVGLMLVFSVLAGSILYGLSLLILKLDPIYVGQTWGVIVLTSVMSGAIVSMLYVWFGKVGAFLAMVALVLQLSGSAGTYPIQLSNHFFEAIHPYLPMTYSINAMRETMMIGDSALPDIIVMICVTLVALALMVLFYLSHVKQMRRLSDVTGE; this comes from the coding sequence ATGATGAAGACAGAGAGTGGGGAAAACGTCATTCTATCATCAAGCATTCAAAATGATTTTAACGATGGCTTGGACGATTTAAACAAAAAAGCGAGGGAATCAATGTTAAAAGGAGAATGGAAATATTTTAAGGCGCACCCATTTTTAATGGTTGTTGCGGTAGTCTTATTGTTTGTACCATCAATTTATGCAGTGACGTTTTTAACGTCCTTATGGGATCCGTACGGTAAGCTAAACGATTTACCAGTAGCAATTGTCAATCAAGACCATGAAATTAATTATCAAGGACAAGATTTAACGGTTGGTGCGGATTTGGCAGCACAGTTGAAAAAGTCAAAGGCAATGGATTTTAAATTCCCAACGGCTAAAAAGGCCGCAAGTGGGCTAAAAAGCGGCAAATACTATATGGTTGTCACAATACCAAAAGATTTTTCTGAAAATGTGACAACTATTACAGATAGGTCACCTAAGAAGTTGGATTTGGTCTATGAAACGTCATCTGGACACAGTTTTATCGCTGGTAAATTGACTTCTAGCGGCGCAGAAAAGATTAAAAACACTGTTGCTAGTGAAGTGCTTAAGAGCTATACAAAAACAATCATCAAACAAGTAAAAAAGATGACACCGGCACTGAGTCAAGCGGCATCAGCAAATCAACAGTTAGCTGATGGCACGACAAAAATTAAGGCTGGGACTGATCAGTTGACTAATGGGCTGGCAACACTGGGAAATGGGACTAGTCAGTTACAAAGCGGTTCTTCAACACTATCATCTGGACTAGCAACATATACCAATGGCGTTAGTCAAGCTAATAGTGGGTCACAGCAATTGGCTGATGGATTAAACCAATTAAATCAAGCCATGAAATCGTCTGATGTTGAAACGCAGTTAAGTAAAATTCAATCAAGTCTTAAGACGATAACGGATGGTATTGATAAAGTCAAACAAGATTTACCAGCGGGCACTGATCTCAATCAAGAAATCGAAAAAATTGAACAAGTGTTAAAAGATATTGACACACTAAGTGCTGAATTAATTAAGATTCAAACGCAAATTGAAAATAGTCGCGATACTATTAAGCAACAGATTGCAACCGAGGGTAAAAAAGCGGGTTTGTCTGATGATCAGATTAAGAAGTTACAAGACACAGTTGACCAAGCATATGATGATCCTGAGCTACAAAAAGCAATGGCTGACGTTAAACAAAAATTAACATTAGTTGAGGATAGTATCTCATTGATGCTGAATGTCTTACCAATCATTCAAAATACGGATTTGAATCAAGTCAACAGTGAAATGAATCAATTAGCGCAGATTCCAGGTGCAATTAATCAATTGGCAGTTGGGGCTAACCAACTTAACAGTGGTCTAAGCACATTGAATGCAAATAGCTCAGCTTTGAATGGTGGAGCACAACAGCTACAAGCTGGCTTAATGACCGCCAATGACGGTGTTAATCAATTGAGTACTGGTGCTAAACAAATCGGACCAGCATTGGATCAAGTTCACGATGGAAATCAGACATTAGCTGATAAATTAAAAGCCAGTATTAAGCAATTAAAGCTCTTACCAACAGGTAAGAAGAATATCGACCAATTCACATCGGCTGTTGATGGTAAACATGTTGAACGGGATCATGTACCAAACAATGGTACTGGAATGGCACCTTATATGTTCTCAGTTGGTTTGTTCGTTGGTATGTTAGCCTTTAATCTCATGATGGATCTTGTCACACCAAGAGCTAAGATTAAAAATGTTTGGCACTGGATTAATACTAAAGTTGGTTTGATGCTGGTATTTTCTGTTTTGGCGGGTTCAATTCTTTACGGATTATCATTACTGATTTTGAAGTTAGACCCAATTTATGTTGGACAAACATGGGGTGTTATTGTTCTAACATCAGTCATGAGTGGGGCAATCGTCAGCATGTTATATGTTTGGTTTGGAAAGGTTGGTGCGTTCTTAGCAATGGTCGCCTTGGTGCTCCAACTGAGTGGATCGGCCGGAACTTATCCAATTCAATTATCAAATCATTTCTTTGAAGCGATTCATCCATATTTGCCAATGACCTATTCAATCAATGCAATGCGTGAAACAATGATGATCGGTGATTCAGCATTACCTGATATAATAGTAATGATCTGTGTCACGCTTGTTGCCTTAGCATTGATGGTCTTATTCTATCTATCACATGTTAAGCAGATGCGACGTTTGAGCGATGTAACGGGTGAGTAA
- the rimM gene encoding ribosome maturation factor RimM (Essential for efficient processing of 16S rRNA), with protein MARYKVGDIVNTHGIKGEVRVIATTDFPESRFVKGQVLFIDTTPAVKVEIATVRKHKQFILLSFVDYQNINLIEKFKGTSLSIDGEDLQELADDEYFYHEIVGLSVKDNDSGQTLGKVKEILQLPANDVWVIQREDDKDLLLPFIEQVVTEIDLNQGVAYVNVLEEWQVDEN; from the coding sequence ATGGCCCGATATAAAGTAGGCGATATTGTAAATACACATGGAATAAAAGGGGAAGTTCGCGTGATTGCCACGACGGACTTTCCAGAGTCACGTTTTGTTAAAGGACAGGTATTGTTTATTGATACAACACCAGCTGTGAAAGTCGAAATAGCAACCGTTCGTAAGCATAAACAATTTATTCTATTGAGTTTTGTTGATTATCAAAATATTAATTTGATTGAAAAATTTAAGGGGACAAGCCTCTCAATTGATGGCGAAGACCTACAGGAACTTGCTGATGATGAATATTTTTACCATGAAATTGTCGGGCTTTCAGTCAAAGATAATGATAGTGGTCAGACGTTAGGAAAAGTAAAAGAGATTTTGCAACTACCGGCCAATGATGTTTGGGTGATTCAACGTGAAGATGATAAAGACTTATTACTACCCTTTATTGAACAAGTAGTGACTGAAATTGATTTAAATCAGGGTGTTGCCTATGTTAATGTATTGGAAGAGTGGCAAGTAGATGAGAATTGA
- the trmD gene encoding tRNA (guanosine(37)-N1)-methyltransferase TrmD, protein MRIDVLSIFPKMFAPMRESIMGKVIERGLVDFNVIDFRDFTTNKHHNVDDVIYGGGQGMLLMPQPIFDAMAHVEATAGDRGRVILLDPAGRKFDQHVAEELAQESHLTFIAGHYEGYDERIRSLVTDEISLGDFVLTGGELGAMVVIDATVRLLDEALGDKMSAVDDSFSTGLLEYPQYTRPAEFRGMKVPDVLLSGHHAHIKSWRLKESLRRTYERRPDLLENYQLSAEEQKLLNEIKAESQLNE, encoded by the coding sequence ATGAGAATTGATGTATTAAGTATCTTTCCAAAAATGTTTGCTCCAATGCGCGAGTCAATTATGGGGAAAGTTATTGAACGTGGCCTGGTTGACTTTAATGTGATTGATTTTCGTGATTTTACAACGAACAAACATCACAACGTTGATGATGTTATCTATGGTGGTGGACAGGGAATGCTGTTAATGCCACAACCAATCTTTGATGCGATGGCACATGTTGAAGCCACCGCTGGCGATCGTGGGCGGGTGATTCTTTTGGATCCAGCTGGTCGAAAATTTGACCAACATGTGGCAGAAGAATTGGCCCAAGAATCGCATTTAACATTCATTGCTGGTCATTATGAAGGCTATGATGAACGTATTCGATCATTGGTGACAGATGAAATTTCGTTGGGAGATTTTGTCTTAACTGGTGGTGAATTAGGGGCAATGGTGGTGATTGATGCCACTGTTCGGCTACTGGACGAAGCATTAGGAGATAAGATGTCTGCTGTTGACGATTCATTTTCAACCGGACTACTGGAATATCCGCAATATACGCGTCCAGCTGAATTTCGGGGCATGAAAGTGCCAGACGTTTTATTGAGCGGGCATCATGCTCATATAAAATCATGGCGGTTAAAGGAATCATTACGTCGCACATATGAACGCCGACCTGATTTATTGGAGAATTATCAATTATCAGCTGAAGAACAGAAACTTTTGAATGAAATTAAGGCAGAAAGTCAACTAAATGAATAG